CCAATGCTTGAAAAAACTCCTCATTCCAGTATTCTCTGGGTAGATTATATAATCTGAGCTAGACAGGTACCATTTCTACCGGGGCCAGCACTGGGTTGAAATTTGGCTCCCAATCCCTAATGTACAAACCCCTTCCACCCATGAAAAAAGGTCCATTATTCAATATTTCATGCTTATCCTTATTATCCTCTGTTATTACCAAGAAAAAACCATTTGGAAGGGTTTTAAgcttgatattgcatttcaaggtTTTAGTGCACCAACTCTTCATCTTTCCCACCGTCGGCCAATCCCCAAAGCATTCGACAAACAAACCCCTCTCCCGGAAAAAGGAAACTGAGTCGTTCCAGCTTTTGTTATCTATCATCAAAGTTATTTTCTCTGTTTTCCTGCGTTCATTTCTATCTGGAGACTTTCTCTGCTTCTGATCATTCCTTTTCGGACGCCATTCTTTCTCTTGACAGTCCTGCCAAATTGTTTTTGGTCCATACTCTGTTCTGCATTGTCCTTGGTTTCTGAGTCCCCCATTTCTCAAATATTTAGGACTTCTGTCTGCAACTTCATCCCCCCATTTCGCGTGAGAATGGAAAAACCTATCCCGATCCTCCCACACCTTTTTTGGGTTTTGCTAAGGTCGCTTTCTAGTCCGTGACTGTGTGGAATTCTGTGGTGGTCCCCTGTCTGCAAATCTTCACTTCTGAAAGCCCTCTTCCTGAGATCGAAACCCTTGGAAACCCTGGAAATTTTGAAATTCCCTCGGGTGAAGCCCTAGTCTCCTCTTTCTCTGCTCCATTGATCCCCACTCTCCTGAAGGACTAAattaatggtttgaaccaaggatgtttTTAAaagggtttgaaccaaggatgtaagcactacaggcaagaagccccactatttctccaaggttctccctaGGGTAAGAGTACTCCATTTTTACACGGTAGAGATGAACccgtgggggtttgaacctaggttgtaggcactacaggcaagaagccccaccatttcaccaaagggtcatcccccttaaattaatggtttgaaccaaggatgtaagtactacaggcaagaagccccactatttctccaaggttctccccaaggtaaaggTGCTCCATTTTTTACACGGTAGAGACGAACccgtggggtttgaacctaggttgtaggcactacaggcaagaagccccaccatttcaccaaagggtcgtCCCCTAAAattaatggtttgaaccaaggatgtaagcactacaagGAAGatgccccactatttctccaaggttctccctaGGGTAAAGGTGCTCCATTTTTTACATGGTAGAGACGAACccgtggggtttgaacctaggttgtaggcactacaagcaagaagccccaccatttcaccaaagggtcgtccccattaaatatttatttaatatgctTATAATATTACATATATTAATTGTATCaaatttctttattattttatttaatttaaattatatttttctttacattatttttaatttttattcatatttttctttacatttttattattattaaatttcaattaaataactatttaatgTGCTTCTAATTTTACAAAGAATAATTGTAtcatatttttctattattttacttattttaaattaaatttttctttacattatttttcttttttacttatatttttctttacattattttgtattttttattatatttttcttcCAAGATATTAAATTTCCACAATTCATGGATACTGTGTATATTTTTCTTTACATTATTTTTTGTTTAATGCTATTAGATTTTCACATCTATAGTCATTAAGAGAGGGATTTTCATCCCATCAAAGTGTCATTTGCAAGTCTAGACTTTGAGACTTACGCTTTGATCCTAAACAAAACAACCACTACAACAAAATATTAGATTGATGGTGAATAACAACATTGACATTCAGAGTGGAATTTTCGTCACACCAAAGTGCTAGCACTAGCCAACTCCCTCATGGACTCATGATTGTTGGCCCTAGAGGAACATCTATCAGGACTGCAAGACACACAGTTTTAGTTTCcttattctctctaacatccctatgaTGGATTGTAatgtgtgatccaaaacattaaaGCTAAAAAATTCATACAATCAAATTCAAAAGCAAGACTTTTTAGTCTCCTTATGCTCTCTAATATTTGATGTTGGATCATAGTTGATGCTAAAATTTTCATGCAGTTAAATCTAAAACAACATTGATGctaaaaatttcatgcaatcaaatccaaaaacaaggtaaattattattttttgtttttaacaattaaataattgtttaataTGCTTTATGAATATTGAAAAAATTAGTTGTACCATATCCCTTTTGTTGAtttattgatttttaattaatttttatttgtttACATTATTTTCTCTCTTTAAGTTTAAGAAAGATTTTAAGATGGAAATGTTAAAGACTATATTTTTAGCTTCATATTACTAATAGTTATTCTCTtgattaattattataatattatggtttaattaaatttgtaaaaatatttttagaataaatattttacaaatttgttttgaaaatgtatGCATAATTTTCCATTAAAAAAATGTATGTATAATTGTTTTTAATTGGGGTCTTGTTCTTGAAAATATGAGGAGTTGTTTTTTTAGTCTAAATTTATTAGTTGGTGCCTTTAGAGGGGTCGAAAGATATTTTCCTTATTTATGTATCTACAATTTTAACATTAACTATTgttaaaaaattcaatttttttttataatattaagtgttgtaattttttgttgaattatcaatttttcaaaatttgttaACTTTGAAAGATTGTAGTTCAACTGATTGAGCATAATTGATGAGGGCCATGGTATGTTCTTAAATTGCCATCGACCAAAACTCAAACTCTTAAAAATGTATTAAATGACCATCCACCAAAATTCAAACTCTTAAAAAtgtattaaatgaaaaataagattacCATCACCATGACCTTGACTAAACCAAAAAGATATCAACTTAGATTTATACTCCAAAAAACTATAAATgacaaaaaccaattcaaaataaataattctaaaataagtctggaaacaactataaaatattaaaaaaaaacctcTTTTAAGATCATAATTAGAATCTTGAACCAAAAAGATGCTCCAAACACCTATAAATTACAAAATTTTCCACTATAGTAAATAACTCTGAAAACAcctaaaatatttttctaaaacgATTTACTTAAAAGCATAGTTTTAATCTACACGCTCTTGTTCGAATCCCACATATCTGGCGTGGGCGATCACAGACCTCTCATACAATTCTTGTGATTTGTTAGCCCTCATAGCTGACACAGGGTCTGCATCTTCAGTCAATCCATCATATAGCCGGTAGAATATTCATCTACACAGTGACTATTACTAATAATAAATGATGATGGAAAAGTGCGGTTATGGGAAGGATGGAATATTCAGATCCCTCCGCGCCCCATTCCTACTTCCAAAGGACGAGCATGCAAACATCGTCTCTTTCATGTTTAGAAATTCAGCAGCTTATGCTCATGAAATAGCATTGATTGATGCTGATTCTGGGGAGAAACTCTCTTTCAAAGATTTCCAAGACAAAGTACACCGGGTGGGCAGTGGATTATACCAACTTGGTATCAGGAAGGGGGATGTGGTTCTCATATTTGCCCCGAATTCCATTAATTTTCCTTTGTGTTTTCTGGGAATTATATCAATTGGGGCAGTGGCAACCACCGTGAATCCTCTGTATACCACTATGGAAGTCAACAAACAGGTGCAGGATTCCAAGACCAAGCTCATCGTTACAGTCCCCGAGCTCTGGGGTAAAGTCCAGGATTTGGGCTTACCCGCAATAATTATAGGGTCTCGTAAGGATGGTGATCTTAGTGGGTCTATGTCAGGTATACCAATCACTCTGTTTTCTGAAGTATTAAACATGGGAGCCCACAAGAGTCCACCTGTGGTTAGAATTAGGCAAAGAGACACGGCTGCATTGTTGTATTCCTCTGGGACTACTGGGATCAACAAAGGGGTAGTTTTGACTCATAGAAATTTTATGGCATCTGCCTTGATGGTGACCACCGACCAAGAAGCCAGGGGTGAGAGGCACTTGATTTGGTTATGTCTCCTTCCAATGTTTCATGTATATGGCTTGGCAGTTGTCACACTTGGTCAGCTTCAAAGAGGAAATGCTGTGGTTTCCATGGGTAAATTTGATTTTGTGCGGATGCTAAAGGTCATTCGAGACTATAAAGTTACACACTTGCCTATAGTGCCGCCCATTGTGATTGCACTTGCAAAGAGTAAGAAAACTCTTGCACAATATGATCTGTCTTCTCTCAAGGAAATCATCAGTGGAGCTGCACCACTTGGAAGGGATGTCATGGAGGAGAGTGCAACTAATATCCCTACAGCCGCTATTCTTCAGGTGAGTTACGTGGTCTCCATCTTTCAAGAGTTTTACACCTATGCTGTTTAACATTCTTTTCTGCATGTAAAATACCTTTTCTAGGAAAATTGGATTCTTGCTCAAGACCCTGATCTGGTACCTTGTCTATATTCATAAAATACGAAGTTATGAATTCCATTTTGAGCAATTCTAAGTTTCTTTACACAATAGCAAGAAATCTGTTTGTTATATTATTGTGAAATTTGGTAGCCTCTGTGCAAGAACTTGTCTCACATTAATATCAATTATTGAAACCTGTGGAGGTTGTTATGTCATGCCCCGACCATGTCATAATAAATTTAACCCAAtgcaatataatattaatattcattatccttttaaagtaatcagaaataaataaaataataaaataattaaggaATATATATAAATACACTACTGCTGCTCAGAAGTGTGCCTTAATTAATAAGACTTCATACTTTCCTATAAGATTGAAAGCCAATATACCTTCCTTTGTTGCGAACCTTGAGCTTTCCCAGGCGGCAATCTGATCTTAATAAACCCTCAAGCAAAGTAGTTAATATCGGCCACGATGCTAAGAGGCATGCGATTAGTTTAAGGGAGGCAGCGGTTCATTGAGAAAAGACACCTCTCTTGAACGAAGGAGAAAGGATGTGGCTATTCAGCCTATCTTGAGAACTATAAAGAGGCAGGAAGTCTTTTAGAGAAGACATCGAAGAGATAAGATCTGAGATTGATAACTAATTCAGGCATACTGCATTTTGGTATTATAACTGTGATTTGGTATGGGTTTTATTGTGATATATATAGCATAATAAACCTTTTTTATATCTGCTCACTGCTGATTAATGATATGATGTtattttatgattgtttaatatATACCTAgaatacttgacattatatatatattctGTTTTTCAACCATGGTAGAGAAAATGAGGGATTACAGGAGGAGTACGGCAATGGGGTACTCTCCTAGGTTtgccacctcatggtggtgaccaaatggtcccatgaggccaagggggtacaaaGGGTACTGCCAAATCATAATATATTCCAAATCATTGAGTGCAATGAAATTGCAAATTACACAGAATTGCAGTGAGGAAGAAATGAAGAGTTTCTTTTATTAGTAATTGATTTGTTAATGTTAACATGAATCAGAGGAGTCTTTTTTACTCTATGAATCATGTGCAGATTTACAGATGCAAAGGTGTAGCTTCCTTCCTAGAGGACCCTATCACCTGTTATGTAGAAGGCATGACTGTTTAGCTCCTAATTTAGGCCTATCTTTAACCAGGGAGAATAGTATCCCATTTTCAATTCATCTATGAACTATGGTAGACTTAATTTCTACTTTAAATCATTAGTTATAAGAATTTTTGGAAGATCAACCATTGTGCATATCAATGGTCCCTTACaatcttgttgattttgtttgtttATTGTGCTGCTTGAGGCATGGTTTCACCATGTTCCTACCGCCACATCCTTGCTGTAAGCACTGTTTGTTTCAGTTGATCTTGGCAATCGCTGCAAAGCTTTTTTATGTAGTTGGTCACCAACTTGATGCAATGTCCTTTCTCCATTGTGAgatctatttttgttttttgaccaaaattgattAATAGGAGTTATGGGTGCAGCTTAAATCTAATAAGGCTTGCATATCTATATTTAATTTTCATTTAAAGCAGAAGATTTTTGTTGATGTAGACTTCTCCAAGGGTTTTCTGCTGGTGTTGTGGCATTTTATACTTATTGATACCTTTTACTCCTGTACTATGTACTTCCGCTTGTTTGTTGTTTGGTTGATGCTTCTGATTGCTAGATTCCTGATTTTCTccaaaagtgcatttattgcatatAGGAAGCCTTGTATATAGTTCTTTGGATTTTTTGTTTCAAGGGATGACACCATAGATCAAAAACTTGGACTTGGAGAGTACTTGCAAGCCCAAATTTTTTGACTCGACAAAAACTCAACAACTTAAATAGTACTAAAATTTCttataaaaacatttttttttgcaaaatcaaATGAGTGTAGAAAACTGAGGAAgtgttttttattaaatttgattcTTGAATACATATGGATTACAAAATGGCATCATCATGCAAAGATGAATTGTGGAATTGGATACAATAGCTAGCTACTAACTAAtaactattatgaatttatgatgattgtAAATTTCATATCTAGGCAACTTAAACATTATAGGTATTAAATCTTCCTCTTCCTTACCCTAGTGAAAAATTGGGAGGTAGAGGGTATGGTCCTCACACTCTATTTTGGCTCCCTACTTGGTGTAGAAGATCGTGCCTATGGATCCACCTTGTTGGTAGATGGTAGTTGCTCCtccaccatatcaatgttatccaatccaaTCTTCCCTACTTCTACTACAGCCACATCCTCCATGGTTTGCCTCTTGAAATCAGCAATCTCATCCTCTGTAAACAAGGAGGCCTCATCATTTTGCATGGTCTAGTCATTGTAGGGATCAATCTCATCCAAATCAATTAGTTTATCTAGCTGGTGCCACACCTTTATTGTGCGAAGTTTAAGGTTATATTGCACAAAAACAAGATCATTGAGGCGTTGTTGAGTCAACTTATTATGTTTTGTTGTGTGAATGGtatcaaacaagctccaattgtgctcacaaccAGAAGCATTACAAGGTTGAGACGAAATTCGGAGGGCTAGCCTTTGCaaatttggggtatttccacccaaTCTTCCCACCAAGAACATGCAAATAAGATAATCAAGTTTTTGTAAATAAACAATATTCTATTAATAATTGTAATTTATAATTTGGAAGACATAATGCTTCACTTTTTCTTACTTGGTGTTTGAGTCTCTCCTCGTATAGCTAATTTCAAAGAAAACAACCTCCCCCTAGCTGCCTTATAACTTTGCAACTCTAGAATGATTAGGTCTCGCATTTCAATTGTAGATGTCATCCTCTCAATACATGTGGATAGGCCTTCCATAACCTCCCTATTATCATCCATGAAGCTATTAGAGAAGAACTTGAGGCTAAGATGGTACcttgctgcatgaatgggttggtggagttgattgttccacctccaatcaataatctcccaaataaatggaaatctatttgcaTCTCTCATGTAATAATGTTGGATGGTCTCTTTGGCCCTACCCATTGCTTCATAGATATATCTCATTGCATTTCTCTCCCCATCCACTAAGTGCAAAAGCCTCTCTAACAATCACCTATAAAGTACAAAGTAGAAGCAAATTTAAATTACAACTTATAATGCAATTGAAAGAAAACTTTTAAAGTTTAAAATTAAAAGATTCAATTTGAAAATTAAGCTATGTTGAAGTTACCTTGACAATCTCTAATGCTCGAGTTGCAAAATCAACATCCATAATATTTTTTGTGATCCTTTCTCCATCAACCTTCTTTGAATAAGTTGAGTCTATCCATGGTGGACTCACAAACATCTGCTTCAAGGGATTCAATAAGCTAGTAATATTTTGTAGTGTTAGAAAATTAGTTGCAAAGTTTGTAGTCGATTGTACAAGCTCTTCCTTCTTGGTGTGATCTCTTACCAATTGAAGAACCTATGGGTGATTATATATATTTTGTTATCTCTCTTGCTTCTTTTACAATTGGTTTCACCCAATCTATTttgcctatgtcctccaaaagaaggtcgaGGCAATGAGCTGCACAAAGGGTCCAAAAAAGTGTTTGCCTCTCTTGAGGCAATCTTCCAGCCAACACATATGTCATCGCATTGTTAGTAACAATTTGAACCACATTTTGTGTGCTTATCTTTAAAACAATCTCCTCTAATGTCAAGCTCAAATTTTCTGCATTCTTTATTATGTTGGAGACATCAATTGACTTTAGAAAAACCATCTCACCATTTGAAGCCACttaaaaattgatgagagtgtggTTTCTTCCTTTTGTCCAACCATTTGAAAGAATTGAGCATCCATACTTTCACCATTGCTTTTTTCATCCAATTGAGCACGAGTAAACACAGGCACAACTAATGTTGGTGAGGGTGGCATGGAGTCACAGACAGAgactatggctgctgaatcatctaggacctaccttagatgcttTTGTAGGAGGGATGCAGGCTCCTTgaagccatagacttgtagttattGTTTTTATATTTGTGTGGATCATTTGATGTCTTGGATtttatattccatgagttttgtatacatttgacaatatttatatatctaagtttgctatttccttcaactacaatttgcgtttatactTTTGTGTATCGATGTAtatttgtgtatgtgatcaaattagcttttATTTAATGATGTTGTGGTGCCTTTAAGGTTTATTagataaagggtgcatgaaacaagttttaaatccttaaaaatctctaaatttcttgggtttttcactttgtcGAGTCCTACCGAGTCTTAGCCCAGTTTTTTTGCCAAGTCTTCGTTGAGTTTTTTGTTGAGTCTTGAGTCTCGAGTCAAGTCACCCTTGCTGAGTCCGCGCCGAGTCTGAGTCTCTTTTCTATGCAAGGAATGCTTGCAAAATGGTATTTGAGGTGATTGATGCCTCCACTAAGCTTCTTAATGCGCCAAGTACAAATAACATTTCTCTGTACTTGTCCCATTATGTCATATTTTTAAGTGGGTTCATAGTTATCAAGGAGTTTCCTTCCAACAAGTTGACTTGCACTTGCTGAGTCTGAACTAGATGTAGAGACGGGGTCCTTTGTTTTTGGCATTGCATTTTTGGTGTATTTGGCTTTTTTTGGCAAGTGCGGTGAGTTTCTGTGCGGTGAGTAATCGAGAGTCTTGCAACTCATGAGTAAACCTATGAGTTGCTCGCAGAGGGAAAAAAACGGTGCGTACTCACCAACTTGGCGAGAACTCACCAAGTATGTAAACCATTGATAACATAGTGGTCTTTGCTATCATCATTTGGGTCATTTCAAACTATGGAGTTTCAAATATGGTCAACTGCATATCTAATGGAGAGAGTCCAACCACTAATTTTTTTCTAGTTTTACCTTTTCAGACTTCCCATTTGTCTAATTACTAATTAAGTAGTTACGAATCTAGCCTACACTCATTGTTAGACATCGAGTGTTTTTCTTAGTTATTGTTACATGGATTTGAATCCTTGTAATGTAAATTACAACATTCATTACTGGAACAGACCTTCATTTGACAATGGAGAATCAATTACATTTTCAAGACTGAAGAATAATCTCAAGATAAAGATCCAAGAAGGCTTCCAAATCAGGGTGCAAAAGAAGATGACATCACATAATTATGAGCTCAGAGTTGCAGCTTCTTTCACAATTTTTTTATTATGAATAAATGAACAAGTTAAAATTAATCAAACCCAAACAGAAAgtttattttctttctcttttctcatTTGCCACCAATGGTATTGGAATGTGACAAGGGTTTAGCATATGAAAGGCATAAAAAGGACCATAGACAAgaaaagtgtaatgtcccctttttgggatgTTCCTAAATCTTGCTCTAAAATCAcaagttcaaaaaaaaaagaaatatagtacattcaaaatacaaacttaccaaTTAACAATTTTCTTTCCAACATAACTTTGGCTTAAACCCTACAATAATGTTAGTcaacatttgaaatgtaattcataAGACCATTTATTTCCATAAGGGTTATGAATCCCACAACATATAAGTGAATATATATTATTAATCATCTTAATCTATTTAAATAAGATTCTATAATAAATTTTGTAATGGCTATTTGAACTTTAGAAACTAAAAAGCATCTATAGTTTCATTTCCCATAATCAACCATAATAGGGGTTGGAGAAGAAACACAATAAGGCGCTTAGAACATTTGCCACAACTAAGCCAAAGGCGCAGAGCATCGAACCAAGAGAACtcgaccccttggcccacaagtggcaaGAACTTGTCCATTCAACATGGGGTGGGCTACTTAGAAGGGGAACCCCTATATGCTCTCCCAATCGTGGCTCCACAATAGGGCCCTCGGAATGTTTGCCACAACTAAGCCCAAGGGTGGGGAGCGTCCAACCAAGACAACTCAACCCCTTGGTCCACAAGTGGCAAGAACATCCAACCAAGACAATTCCATCCAACTTGGGGTGGTCTACTTAGAAGGGGAACCCATATCTGCTCTCCCAATTGTGGTTCCTCCCTAATCCATAAATGATTGCTTGTAGGAGAATAAATAgataaattaaatcaataatttgAGAATTAGATAGTTTAGTAATTCTTCTTGCATAACTATATCAAATTACATATTCAAATATATTTTAGACATTAGCATCTTATCGTATACCACAATACTTGTCAATCACAAATCTGCTGTTTCTGAATGCAGACTTCTTATATCAGATCAGGTCAAATTCCTTGATGAATGCAGATTCTACGTATAAGAACTTCTGCTTGATTCGATTTCCTTGATGATTTGATCCTTGGATTCCACCCAGATCTTAAAATTCCTTATCTAGTTCCAGCAAGGAATAAGTATTGCTTTCATACCTTATATCATTTTCCAGACATAAACTTTTTAATTCCAGGCTGACAATAGCAAGTCAGATTTCTGCCTTTTATTGGCTTATTTCCAGTGTTACCTGGGGATGTGTTTTCTGGAAAAAATCTGGCATCCCGAAAATGGAAAAGTCCAGGGGACGGGGGGCAGCAGGGTATGCCTCCTCATGTATTATCTATTACACAACATCATGTATATGAATTTATGAATTTCAACTCTCATTTGAACTCTCAATTCAACTCAATTGCTATgtataatgtatatgatgaatgatttatcaatgttatcatatgaatatttgaaattttcctttatatttgaaattttccctattttttatatagCTGTCCCCCGTCCCCCAAAATGGCAAAAAAATTATCGTCCTGGAAACTCGTTTCCCTGTATATGATGAATgatttatcaatgttatcatatgaatatttgaaattttcctttatatttgaaattttccctattttttatatagCTGTCCCCCGTCCCCCAAAATGGCAAAAAACTTATCGTCCTGGAAACTCGTTTCCCTGTCCCCCCTTCCCCCATCtgggaaactcggggtaacatagcttATTTCCTTATTTAATATTGAATGCTTTTTTTATTCCTATTCCAGGTGGGTCTGATTTTCTGATTATAGAtttaatgtttcctcttcttaTTACTATTTCATTTGATGCCCCCTCAAGTGAGGCATCAACTCCTCTTTATATATTTCATTTTTGGAAGTGTCATGTCTTCTAGTTTTGAAAAATACACCTGTTCATTTGCTGCCTTTTCCTTTCAGCCGCTGCTGTTCAAGGGTCATTGCTTCTTATTCTTTATTTATTCGTTGCTAGTAATAATACCTTTTTACTATTCTCAATCGGCCTCGTCTATAATCTTTGAAGTCTTGGTCGGCCTTTTGTATTTTCATTAATTACATCGCCTAGGGTTATTTGGGAGGTCGGCCCCCTTTGagtttctattaattttttttggcTGAACTTCATTTATTAAAGCTGCAATTTGATTCACAGGACAGGGGCATGACAAAAGGCCATCTAGTATGGAAGGAAAGTTACAGCAAAACTTGACTCTCATACAATGAGATGGAAATATGCATTTTAAATGGGAACCATATTGAATCATTTAAGAAAAGCAGCATAGAACAGCTTGGAAAATAAACATACATGCAAGATTCTAGTAAGTCCTAATCAACATTATCAGTTTGATTTCACTAACCTGCAATGGATGGACCTATCAAAATGCCGTGGTGATTTCTGTAACCAAATGAGATGAAGAGAAAAATTCCAGAGG
This genomic stretch from Cryptomeria japonica chromosome 8, Sugi_1.0, whole genome shotgun sequence harbors:
- the LOC131028580 gene encoding probable CoA ligase CCL7 isoform X1; its protein translation is MMMEKCGYGKDGIFRSLRAPFLLPKDEHANIVSFMFRNSAAYAHEIALIDADSGEKLSFKDFQDKVHRVGSGLYQLGIRKGDVVLIFAPNSINFPLCFLGIISIGAVATTVNPLYTTMEVNKQVQDSKTKLIVTVPELWGKVQDLGLPAIIIGSRKDGDLSGSMSGIPITLFSEVLNMGAHKSPPVVRIRQRDTAALLYSSGTTGINKGVVLTHRNFMASALMVTTDQEARGERHLIWLCLLPMFHVYGLAVVTLGQLQRGNAVVSMGKFDFVRMLKVIRDYKVTHLPIVPPIVIALAKSKKTLAQYDLSSLKEIISGAAPLGRDVMEESATNIPTAAILQGYGLTETCGIATMVARERKGHFGSSGTLVSGIEAKIASLEIGKPLPPNQRGEIWLRGSNIMAGYFNNPNATKDTMDRDGWLHTGDLGFFDENGNLFIVDRIKELIKCKGFQVAPAELEGLLLTHPEIVDAAVIPQPDPQAGEVPIAYIVLSSGSSLKKQDVMEFVSKQVAPFKRLHNVIFVKVIPKSASGKILRRELVKNMKSKL